The window gttatTTAATCTAATTTGGTATTCTTGAATCTTGGTGTATTTAGTGGTGGTAAAGGTGCTGATGGTGGTGGTAAAGGTGCTCGTGGTGGTGGAGTGCATTTTtgttcataaaaaattaaaagaacgattttaatacgaCATAAAATGTTTGggatgattctaaataaaaaattacgtgaGAGACGATTTCGATTCCAACCCTAAACGTTAGAAACTAAAACAATACTTACCCAAAATTTAAATATTGCTGCTTGATTTTTTTTTCCTCCTCTCTTCTTGTTATTGTTCTTCTTGTTAATAATTGAATGGAACTATAATATATATCGACTTGTTGGTTTACTGAAGAGATAAAAGATTTATATCCATGTACAAAATTTGTAGGATTTGATTGTGACTTACAGTTAGAGAACGCTTTTTTGTTGGGTCAATGGTCAcgtaaattaaagaaacagaaaaacgtATCTACATGTTATTATTGGCCAGAAAGCATGCATGcctttcataataataattatatatattcttttcttcttaatTAATTTCACTACCTTTCTTCAATCATGCAATGTTCGCTCATTGCATTGTCAAAATCCCTTTGGAATTTTGGACTTTCGAATAAGCCACCATAATACAttatcaatcaaacataaagtgacgtgaaataaatgaataaataataataataattattatataataataataataatgaatcagtttgaaataaaaaataatgctgataccatatattaaatttaattttcatacacccagcataaaaaaaattatacgaaCAATCAATAGTATATTATCACATCAATAAAAGTAACTAATCTTtagatatattatttaaaaaattatctaattaaatatataaaaataattgaataattatataattttttttatattataaatatatcaaaattaaattctatattaATGCAAAATTGCACATTGCACCGACGACTGGATATCACAGCTGCAAAAAATGTTAGTGGTAAATATCATTATtaccaataaaaaattttacaactttaattttaaaatattaattacttaaaagtttagtatatatttaacaatttaatatatttgaatacaatttatataaaaaatacgtTGAATTTTACattataaatatatcaaatttatGAAACGTGACAAATAGTTTAAAATGAAGGAATTAAAATCCAAGtgggataaaaaaaattacatttttgtaAGGTTAATAATATActacattttattatttattattattataattatatacatTTTTGTTCGTGATTTATAGTAATACCAAATCCTCTTTTTGGTGTCTAAAACTTTGACaacactaaaaaaaagaaaagaagaaatttcTATATCATTATTGATTTGTGATATTATATACATTTGtggttttttgaaaaaaaaaatttgaaaacaacaGGTGGTGGAAAACCaagattcttttaatttaatatatgacTCATCACACTATGTTATACCTTCTATTATATATGAAGTTATATATGAACAATCATTGAATTGTTTACATTCATCGTCACAGTCATGTTaattataaaatcatataaaaagtGAACgaatctcttctatttttttttcaaagatagaaATAAGACTAAAATTCGTAATTTTTAGGTGAATATGGagaaattatgtcatttgagttatagtaGCTTGTTGGCGTCTTCTGATTTTTttcacaagaaataaagaaatattatatatgtttaatTCCTCTACcaaattgtttatttaattttgtagtTAGAACTTAGACAGTATATCATAATTTTTTaggatataaattgataaaaaaaaaagcttcttgtattccttttttttttcttttctcctctATAAATAAAGAAGACCAAAGTGGAAAGAATATTTCCCTTTTGAGTTTCATAAAGCAATTTGGcaacttctctcttttttttttttatggaataaaaaaaattggggCAACTTTTTAAATTTATGGTACAAAATTGTGCAACCTTTACCTTACCTGAGGGAAAGCTTAAACAAATAAACCAAAATTCTGATAAACTTTATGGACTAAAAAGCAATAACAAAGGGAATAAGAGACAGCAAACCTCTTTCTAAGAAAGAAATCCAGAGAATCCCCTtttaattaaaaggaaaacaaaaaaggatataaaagttttttgtttttaaacttTTAGAATATAATGAAagcaaataataaatattagagactaaattatgtttttattttattagagaataatttatttaaaaattttggaacaatttatttttttaattaaaatctaatttgtCCGAAATATATATCCATACCactcaaatttaaattatacTGTCATCCATTTTATAGTCAATACTTGCATGCTACAAGTAAAATAATAGTTATACATTATCATGCATACCaatgaaaacaattttataataaaCATTGTCAtatatataaatgacattagtcaTTTTAACTTTAAATGAACTTACAACAAAACATATGAGAGCCTAAATAAGTACAAAAGAAACtaataagaaaaggaaaaaaaaaaatagataatctAATAATGTTGCTGCCGAACTATAAGTATAACTAAACATATGCATGTAAATTAAAGTGACATATTTGTAATAATCACTTAATAAGAGAACTAAAAGATTGCATGTGCGCATGCTAGCTAGGTACCAACAACCACAATGGCACAATGCACATTGCACTCCAACAACAACAGTAGTCGTCTCAATCTATCTCACATGTAATAATTAATTGTAGTAACTATAAATTTTATGTATCCAATTCAAAtaaatctttattattattattattattattattattattattattattgatccaATGTATAAATCAGAATCATCacatttttccaatttaaaagcCAAAATTGCTAGTAGCATATGAGTATAGAGAACTCATGTGAGACTGAGAGagcttaaaaaatgaaaaatagaagtacATATTACCCATATATTTTCACATATATCTTAACAGAATTTCTCAACAGATGTCATTTTACAACAGTTAAAAATTGCTGTCATATTCAGACAGTCATATTTACGATTTCGTAACAAATAGAACTGCCGCAAAATTATACCACTGTAAAATATTATTTAGTAGCGGTTATACCAGTGGTTACTATTAATTGCTATTGAAGGTTTAGCCGCATACTATCTTCCAATGGGTTATCAACCGTTGTTATTTTTTCGACAACAGTTAAAAATCGCTACTAATTGACTGCATAACTGCTGTTATTTGCCGGATGTGATGTAGTGGAAGAACATATTATTACTTATTAAAAATCAAACTATATTTGGTCCAACTGGTAAGTAGTCctatatatatcatttatataaaaCTAAAACATAGTTTAATTTTCTAATTGCTTTTTTTATGAACACATAAattcttaattaaaataaaataacaagaagTTCTTGatcattagaaaaataaaacacataaatttttcAGTTGACTAATtaagtttagaatttaaaattttaattcaaattttatatatgtttatgAAAAATAGTCAATAAAGTTGAGTTTGTTTAGAGATACAAAACATTGAGATAGAGACAAAAAGATACAAAATCGTGTATAAACAGTAGAGACATTATATCCaataaattagtgtattttatttttattctaacaaaaaaaacaaaaatattaacaagagatacaatttattttttattatttttgttaatttttataattatatttttttaaaattttttaataaaaaatataacaaattaaatttttataatttattttaatttattattaaataaaatataaaaatcctaatttttatatttctgtcttttatatcttatttttaatattctgTTTTATTCTGTTCTCGTAATCAAACTCAAGCTGACTTATTTATCCTTGCAAAACCTTAGATACTAGGcaagcattaaaaaaaaagtttaaaaataaaataaaagaaaaaggcttcaAGGGTGGCTAGCTAATGGCTTTACCTCTTTGTACTAGTGTCCCACACATACCTTCCCTTCATGGTCTTATAAGTTAGCAACCAACAATGGAGGCTCTTAGATTAACCCCACCACTTTCAATTCACACAAATTCACCACCTTCAACCTCTCCATTCTTCACTAATGGTGGACCTCAATTTTTGGTCCCACACACATGGGGTCatatgcttttttctttttattttattcctccaTCTCATTTATTTTTCGCCCTTGCCAACttgttatatattatattatatggtATGAAATAAATTAAATGCCAATTTCAATTCGCCGTCTCAAATCTCCAATATATTGATCTtgattttctttttgttgtttaATTGGGAAAAAGGTGAACTCGTTGGTTGGAAAGTTGAGTATTGAATTTCAAGTTTGCtacctttaatttcttttttcttgttttaataagaaaagaaaacatgtgaTTTTAGTTAGAATGGATTTGTTATCTTTTATAGCCTCCTTCAATaatagaagaggaaaagaaactaaaatataaaaaaaaaattattgatttcgGTTTTATATACACccacaaattttataaaataattaggtAGAGGCAAATAATGCCACATTGTAATAATTGATGAAAATCATGTTGTCTTAACAAAACATTGGGATTTGGGAAGAACATGCATCATTTCATTGGGTTCCGAATTAATATTTTGCTAAGCCATGGCTGTATTCTGAAGAACATACAAAATTTTaagatatgattatatatatatgttctctcTTAGATTTTTCATTAATAATAAcgtaatttgttttttttttcccaaaaaattaaactaatagtTTTCTAATATAAAGGGTCCGTTAatcagaattttaaaatttgattgtgTATGTACATTGTggaccaaaaattaaaaaaaaaggaaaaaagaacgaagaatatcttatttttttatttagttttttttttataaaaaaaattgaaaacttattttatttagtatttattatttattatcaagttttgtttttttttttatttctctagtATTATCGATATTTTTTAGTCTTTTATTAAGACACTAGTTagcaaaatataaatttaattacatATTTACATTGTGGATTTGATTATTTTCTACTTATTTCGATCTTCCTTATATTTGAATCATGTTTACATACAAGTAGTAAATCTATAATTTGTTGAGTAACAAATTTACAAATCTctaaaatacatatatttttttgacTGGAAACATGACACAAATATCTAAAATATTCGATACTATACATAGACAGAGCATTAGAGCTTAAGAGCTTAACCattaaagggaaaaagaaaaataaattgtaaaaaaaaaggaaCTAGTTTTGATGGTTGCCACGTCAAATGGCGTGTGGTAGCAGAAGGAAACCTGTACGGACAAGAGTGGACATACATAATACACTCAGACGATTCATTTCCCACTCCAAAATCCCTATAATCCCcatcaaaaaataaaatgaagtaAATTAAGAGTTGGAACTTGGAAGAAGAATTAACGTTTTAATATACTTGTGAAATTTTTTCTATTTgatgctaataataataataataataataataataataataataataataataataataataattgtaagGTAGGTGAAAATGGTTAGTATTTATACTCAAATTAACATGTCATGCCTTCTAACTTTTAATAGTAATGAAATATAAgcgttttccttttttttcctagtaaaaattaagaattaagctcttctaaaataaaaaaatcaataaaaaaaagttaaattattttgataattcttataattttatcaaatttataattaagtctctatatattttttgtttcaacTAGGTTCTtacattattttttcattttgtaattaagtcatttcgtataaaaatattaaaattattggaATATActcttaatttataaaaaaatattctgttaattctaattttttttatattagtaagAAATTAAGTACATttttaattgaaagaaaaaaaatataagaatctgattgtaaatttgataaaactataaggatcaatagagtaattaaatcataaaaaaatgataattatattcttaattaagataataaattttACATATGGTAAAAgtacaaatttaataattattattttattattttattgctttacaattttttttgctttataatatttttaaggttttatttttatatttgttattcATTTTCTCTGTTAAATATAGTATTTGACGTGtcaaaaaatagtaaataaaatagtaattatatatattatttattctgttaataaaatattcaatctctaaaataataaaatattttacaacagaataatcaaatttttgttgtgataaaataataaaattctcttACATGgttgttaattaaattattactaGATATTATATTTGTACCACCTAGCTAGCTAGTAGCTAGCAAATATGTAGAGAATTTGATTAAGACTTGAATTTGTTATGgtgacaatttttattttttttaaattaaatatagttGTATTTCTCCAAAGCCCATACACAAAACACAGAGAGACACAACATTAAAAATGAAGCACTCTCATATATAACTCATCTCCTAAACCTCCTTttcattcttctcttctctcttctcttccatGATCATCTCCATGTCTCtctaaaaaaacacacacacaacaAAAACAACCTTCACTCTTCAAACCTCATCATCGTAAACACCATCTCGTTCTTCTTATAATCTCCATCATCTCGTCACCCGAGATTTCGGCCCAAAACACCATTGGACCATATATCTCggatcaccaaaaaaaaaataccttcAAAATCTCGTTTCAAGTTTCAACCATTTCCATGGCGGCTGGTCCAACCGATCGAGCTGCTCCCGCGGCGGCGCCTCTCCACAACCACCTCCACTCTCCGCCGGCGGCGCCGCTCATCGTTCCGGACTCATTCGCCAAGGACGCCATCCTCGCATGGTTCCGCGGAGAATTTGCCGCCGCAAACGCCATCATCGACGCTCTCTGCGCTCACCTCGCGCAATTGAGCTCCGTCTCCGGCGACGACGGCCGTTACGATGCGTTGTTCTCCGCCGTCCACCGCCGTAGGCTCAACTGGATCCCGGTGCTCCAGATGCAGAAGTATCACTCCATTGCTGACGTGGCGCTCGAGCTGCGAAACGTCACAGACCGAGAGAAAAATATCGCCGGAGAAAACGCCGCCGGTGAGATCGCCGATGAGAAGGAGAAGATCGGAGAAGAAAAGGTGACGGAAATCGAAGAGAACGGTGGCGAACATAACGAAGAGTATGAATCTCCGAAGAGCGAAATCACTGATTCAGGTAAATTGCGACTTAAGGCTGCGTTTGGATATAAACTTAACTAAttcacttttgaaaaaaaaaaaagtgattttgCTTCTCAGTAAATAATAATAAgtgattattattaattatagcaACGTGCTCATTACTATTAGagcgtgaaaaaaaaaaacactttattTTTCAATGCCGTAGGAATTTTTCAAGTAATTCATTCGGTAGCTCCCGGTGGTGTGTTTTGAATTTTGATCagtgattttttttccttttttttttcttttttttcataaaaaaatctttaattttttctaCTTTGCATATTGAATGAAAATTTTCACGGATTTTAAGTGttgatttttcattttctctcgTGATTCTCATATTTCTTCCTGTTAGTTCTGTTTGGCTTTAAATAAAATGTCAGAAGATGGagtgatttttcttttttattttggtgaaaaggtttctctaatttttattattacaaCTAACTTTTTTAGTTTAAGCAAAACGAAAGGGTAAAACTTTATGCATGTCCTTTTTAAAGAcaaacttttattttgttttttttttctcgttgatgcttttttttaaaaaaaaaactattactgTTGTATATGTCTGCTTGCTCTACAGTTAAGAAATGGATTCAAACATCAGATCCAATTTTGtgaattcttttttaaaaatatttgtttattgctttgaagtCAAATTCTGTTGCGTAATCATAGTTAGTATAACATTTGGGGCCTATATATCAAACTCTGATGACTGTTCCATTTCATGATTTAAGAATATGAaaatcattattattgttgtattgaatgattttaatattaataCAGATCAtaatattaaactaaataaaaagtAATTACACTTTGAGCATATAGACACTACCTTCGTAAAATAATTATTGAAGTGAGAatattgatataatcaataattaatatatttaaacataaattatactatttatataattaattttgccAACTTTTGCCAATGAGAAATCTAGAAGTACATCTCTTTAAGAAGCTTGATGTAAATAAATCCAACATTAATATTACTAAATTTAATAGAACTGATTAGCATATCTTTTGTAGGAAAGTATTCAACTATATTACtagttttattaatttcttaaattaagTTAATGCCAAAAGGTATCATAAATACAATGATGTTATATCTACTCATCACATGACTCAAATTTTCCATTTAATTGTTGATTGAGAGTGAAATTCACTTTTTCTCTTtactaaagtttaaaaattatattacttaGAATTATTAATGCtacaaattaaattatcataACCAAAAGTAGAAAACCGTATGATTCAAAAGTGGGCTCTGTAAGCTGTGAGAACACCTATGCAACATGGAATGAGAAAGAGGTTGGTGGAGACCTTCGTTGTCAAAGTTAGTTAAGGGGGTGACACAGAAAAATGATAGGtggaatatataaaaatattaattttataataagaaaaagaaaaaaatataaagaaatgtTATGTTActgttttattataatattttttgacATATTTTAAAACAGTAATATATTATTTGAATATGTAACAGTAGTTTGATttactataaaaatattattttgattattttgtaaTCAATATTAAGACCAAAATACTGAAATAAAAGgttaaaataatttaagaagTGATCTAGAAACATGTGCAATGATTTTTTAATACAAGGGGTGGGAAGGACCACAAGCAAGCGAATGCGTGACGTCATCGGTGTGTGGGTTTTGGGGTTGGTTAGTGTTGGTGGTGAGGGTTTTTGGTTTTTTGAGTTTTGGGTTTTGACCAATTCGGGTGGCAATCCCTATGGCCTATGGGGCTTGACCTGTCCCAGTTGGAGGGTCAACTTtgtctttttctctcttcctacTACTCTGGTGAGGGATCCAATGAATGCTTCATTCATTTGTCACTCAATTGCTGAATTATAAGCAATGAGCCACCCTCTTGAGATTTGGAATCCTGATAGTAATAAAAACAACATAAATGTCCATCAAATGTAGTGTTTTttttcgttttaatttttttttagatattaaaaaatcTATATATTTATATTGCTACTATACTTCAGCAGTTCATTTAGCTAACCTTCCTAACCAACTCTTCACACAACTTTTACGTAGATGTGTATAGACTGTATGGAaaagcttttattattattattattattattattattattattattattattattatgtaacttTCACAAGGCTCATGGAGTTTTTATGGACCATTTtaagttaaaagaaaaatttcaCACGACCGTGCAAAATTACATGCAAATTGTGTGGAGAGTTGTTGGAAGGAATTGTACATATAGAAATTCTACTTGTCCTAGTAAATTTTGggataaaaatcaaaattttaaaagtaaaaatctattttaaatatcaaatttaTTGAAAACTTGGATTATTTTGGTGATTATTTTCACCACCAAAAATACATATGTACTAAAAcaatcaaaatgaaaaaaaaaaaaatctgtttcCAATGTCTCAATGTCTTGACTCTTGAATAGACCGAAAATATTGGGAATAAAACTACAAAAGTAATGaatattttataacatattaaTCTTATAATGTCCTGTATTGTTGTCTGTCTAACTCTTCAGAATATCACATTGCCAAAAAAAATATAGGTGAATACAGAAACATGCTAGTGCAGCCGAATGCATTTTGTTAAGACAGTAGTCATGTGATGTTAACTTAACTACTGTTATCATGTGTTTGTTTTTGTAGCACTGCTTGCCCCCCTTGTTTTTTGGAAGTATTTAATGTTCTAACATTGGTGTGGGGAAACCAAAGTAATGTTACTCACTTTGTTGAAGGACGGCAATAAAATGTTTCCTACCAGTCAAACATTCAAAAAAGTGTTTGTCAAATTGGCGAAATGATTAATGAGACAAAGATTCTGTTTGTAAATGTTTTTTTCAAAGTCCAAGTATATTGTTTCAATACTTAAATTCCTTattttttccttgtaaattttgtTAGACGTTTTGTTGATACTTACTTTTGCATATTCAAATAATGTTACTCAATCGTTTTAAAGCTAACTCCTCTATGATTGTGTGCATTAGCCATGGTTAATTTATAGTTCAATATACATGGAATGTGTTTCACTATAATGCTCTTTTGTTGAGTACTAAAATTTGCATCAATGTTTTATTTGTTCCTTGTGCAGGGTCTCAAGAAATGCAGGGAAGTTCAACGAACAATATTAACATATGTTCCAATCATGAAGAATGTGAAGGAAGATCATCACAGATCAAGTTAACTAAAGGTTTCTCAGCAAAGGAATCAGTGAAGGGGCACATGGTAAGTTACTTTCTTTCACATTATAATCTCAAAATATACATTCAATTAAGGTGGATTTCAGAGAGTTTGATGTCCCCAGTAGTTTATGCAGCAAGAAATGAGAAATGTTTTTTGAACTTTTATCTCTTCATACACTGTGTTGAGGCTCATTTCATCATCTTTTTGTGTATAAACGGCACAATTCGTAAGAAACAGACAGCTATTGCTCTATTGGTGACATGCTGAATGCATTTGGCAGGTTAATGTTGTGAAAGGTTTGAAGTTATATGAAGATGTTTTCACTGATTCAGAACTTTGCAAGCTGACAGATTTTGTGAATGAGATCCATGCTGCCGGCCAGAATGGAGAACTCTCAGGTAAGACACCATTAACCTTTTTGTGTGTCTTGTTCTCATGTTCTGTTTCTTTATTTCATGCTGATTTCTATGTTGTCACTTTTTCTTTGGTGGTCAAGTAttaatcaaaactcaaaagttTGTACTTCAATTCTTTACTTCCTTCAGTTTATTGTTGCGGTTATATAATAATGTAAGATGTTTTGTTGTATGCATTTTTTCAGAGTGTTAACCTGTTGTTCTTGACTAAATGTAGGTGAAACCTTCATTCTattcaacaaacaagtgaaaggAAACAAGAGAGAGCTGATTCAGCTGGGTGTTCCATTATTTGGACAGATAAAGGAGGACACAAAAAGTAAGAAaggaaattttgtaaaaaaagatataataggttttctttacattaacaaaaatgttatttggCTTCTATAGTGATGCTGTGTAAccctgtttttctttttctgcatTTTTGTTATCAGGCAATATAGAGCCAATTCCAGCACTTCTTGAACATGTCATAGATCACCTTATACAATGGAAGTTAATTCCAGAGTATAAAAGGCCAAATGGGTGTATCATCAACTTTTTTGAAGAGGTAAATGTTACCTCCTTTCCTTTCCCTCTTACTCCTCCTTTGAATAATAGGTACTACAATCATTTTAAAGCCATAATTGCTCTAGGAAAAAAATACAGAGATACTGAGAAACACACAATAAGACAACACATAAAATATCTCTATCCTAGAGCAAAGTTTGTAAAGacagaaacacaaattatttgCATTAACGAATAATGGCATAGCCTTTTGCCAATGTGTATatgattttccttttttttaggaGGAGTTTTCTCAGCCATTCCTGAAACCACCACATCTGGATCAACCTGTCTCCACTCTTGTTCTCTCTGAATCAACTATGGCTTTTGGGCGAATCCTTATGAGTGAAAATGATGGAAACTACAAGGGTCCACTCATGCTCTCATTGAAGATGGGGTACATATTAAAGAACTTAATACTCTTTGCAGTCCTAAAATCTTCCATTTATTAATTAAGATTCTAGTCACAATGCTGGATACAAAGGAAGAAGTACCTTCAACATTTATATGACAGCATGTAACTGTAAGTGAATAATGGGAAGTGCAAGCTTCGTAATCATAGAGGATGCATGCTACTATATGTTGATAGACTTGTTATTGAATTAGActgcttctccttcttcttcttcttctttccagtTTCTTGAATGACAGTAGTACACAAGATTATCAGTAGATAATAACTTACATTAGCAGAGTAGCATCTTGTTCTAAGCATCAAGGTCTACAATGGTAAATGGCTGAAAGCTTCTGATTGTTAAGGAGTGTGGTATATGGATTCATGCCTTATGGTTCGTTGAGCTTTTGGTCCTGGTGCCATTCATTTTAGGGCCTGTACACTGTTCTTTGTGCTGCTatgattatcattatttttagaaAGTTAGAATCATAACTAGAAATGCAATTTCTTCCCATTTTTTCTTCTGCAACCT is drawn from Arachis hypogaea cultivar Tifrunner chromosome 12, arahy.Tifrunner.gnm2.J5K5, whole genome shotgun sequence and contains these coding sequences:
- the LOC112728452 gene encoding RNA demethylase ALKBH10B — its product is MAAGPTDRAAPAAAPLHNHLHSPPAAPLIVPDSFAKDAILAWFRGEFAAANAIIDALCAHLAQLSSVSGDDGRYDALFSAVHRRRLNWIPVLQMQKYHSIADVALELRNVTDREKNIAGENAAGEIADEKEKIGEEKVTEIEENGGEHNEEYESPKSEITDSGSQEMQGSSTNNINICSNHEECEGRSSQIKLTKGFSAKESVKGHMVNVVKGLKLYEDVFTDSELCKLTDFVNEIHAAGQNGELSGETFILFNKQVKGNKRELIQLGVPLFGQIKEDTKSNIEPIPALLEHVIDHLIQWKLIPEYKRPNGCIINFFEEEEFSQPFLKPPHLDQPVSTLVLSESTMAFGRILMSENDGNYKGPLMLSLKMGSLLVMRGNSADMARHVMCPSPNRRVSITFFRVRPDSNQSQSPTTPTMAAGAMTLWQPSIASPYGAAITGYDGMDMMMPKWGMIRAPMVMLAAAPVPPMVLNPRKLAGGGTGVFLPWNVPSRKPPKHLPPRAQKGRLLALSAPPVEPHIGESTSEPSISVEG